The Halodesulfovibrio sp. MK-HDV DNA segment TCGAAGCAATTGCCCATCATTTTCATATTCCAGAAGACACCATCGTAACCGGAAACGGCTCTGATGAAGTCATCGACATGCTCATCCGTGTTAAAGCAACACCGGGTAAAAACAACATTGTTGCCTTTGACCCTTGTTTTTCCATGTATCAGGTTCTTTCATGCCTAAACGGTGTCGATTTCCGTCAGGCACCATTAAATAAAGATTTTACGTTTGACTGGGACAGCCTGCTTAAGCTGGTTGATGATCAGACATCCATTGTATTTATCACCACACCGGACAATCCTTCCGGCTATGCACCGAATGTTGAGGAAATTCTTTCCCTCCACTCAAAGCTGCCCGCAGACTGTCTTTTGGTTGTAGATGAAGCATACATGGATTTTGCAGAAGATTTAGACAGCTATTCCATGCTGCCGCGCTTTACACAATACGAAAACGTATGTGTGCTAAGAACATTCTCTAAATGTTTCGGTCTTGCCGGCCTTCGTCTCGGTTTCGGGGCTATGCACCCTAGCCTTGCAGAATACCTTCGCCGCATCCGTGCACCTTTCAACGTAAACGTATTGGCAGAACAAGCAGGCATTGCCGCGCTGAATGACACGCCTTTTATTGAAGAAACACTGCGTGTAACACGCGAAGGCCGCACCTACCTTACGCAGGAGTTAGAGGCGTTAGACTTTAAAGTCTACCCGTCTCTCGCAAACTTTATTATGGTAGAAGCTCCAAAAGATGGCAGCTATCTTAATGAAGAGCTGCTAAAGCGCGGCCTCATTATTCGTCCTCTTGTAAAAGGCTACAATCTGCCTAAACACTTGCGTATTTCCATCGGCACTGCCTATGAGAACCAAGTGCTTATTTCTGCTCTCAAGGAGATTCTTAATGCAGAATAACCTGCGCGTCGTTACACTCGACGGTCCCGCCGGTGTCGGCAAGACAACCCTTGCCAAGCGTGTTGCACAGGAACTTTCCATTGCCTACCTCGATACCGGAGCTATGTTCCGTATCTTTGGCTGGAAATTTGGAGAAGCTGCTCCAACCATGTCAGAACAGGAACTGGAAGCGCATATTGCACAATATGCCTTCTCCCTCTCCGGCATTGGATTCAAATCTGTACTCTCCGTCAATGGCACTCCTGTCGGTGACGAAATTCGTACAGAAGAAGTTGCCGCTTTGGCTTCTTCCGTAGCAAAGCTCCCAGTGGTGCGCGATGCCTTGAAACGAGTCCAGCGTGAAATTAGCACGCAGACTTCTCTCGTGGCAGAAGGCAGAGACATGGGCTCTGTTGTTTTCCCTACAGCCAGATACAAGTTTTTCCTTGATGCAACTGCAGAAGAACGCGGCTCACGTCGCTTTAACCAGTTGCAGGAAATGGGAAAACCGGCAGATCTTGACCTCATCATCACGCAGATTAAAGAACGTGACATGCAGGACAGAACTCGTTCTATTGCACCGTTAATTGCAGCAAAAGATGCTAATATTATTGATACAACTGAACTTGATATTGAGGGTGTATTTACAGCCATCATGGATTTTTTCGAATAACATAAGAACAATTCAAGCGATTCCATAACAGACTTTCAAGCCTCTGCCGGACACCTCCGGCGGAGGCTTTTTACTGTATAAGCACCAGCGCACAGCACACCAACTATGCAATATGTTTGTATTAGAGCCTATAACATCTTTTCACACATATATTTACAAACTTATGGCATAGTGCAATCTCTGAACTTACTACATTCTCCTCATTTTTCTGCAAAATTTTCTACTTTTTTTGAACTAACCACCACACAATATATTATGAAGCCCACTATTACAGAAGCAGAATTGCGTTTTCTGCTGGACGAACACGAGATCGATGAATCCAAGATCCGGCAGGTAGAACGACTGGAAACATGTGCCTCTCTACTACGTGCATTACAAGCTATTTATCCGGAAAAAATGCGGCACTATCTTGCCCTGTTTATTATATTTTCCATACTGAACCCTTTGGAACACAAGCTCATTACCCCTATGCACCCTCAAGTAGTGCTGTTTGTTATTACCATTGCTACCAATCTCCTTGGATTAATTATCCTTAAATTCAATGGAGCAGACTGGATAACCACCTGTTTAGAGGATGTTCAAATAGGACTCCTTCCACCGGTTACGGCATACCGCTCAGCACTTATCGCACTTGCCGCCACGCTGTTTCTTCTTCCGGGGATCATGTTCAGCATCATAGGAACAGTTATTCTGCTCCCCCCCATAACAACGGTCATTGCAATTTTTCTGCAAAAAAGAATCCTTCGGAAATTTGAATAAAAAAGCCCCTGCCGCATATGCGACAGGGGCTTTAGCCTTAATTGGACGGTATGTCAGGCTATGCGCGATGTTTCGGTAGAATGAGGTTCAGAATAATACCGATGATACCGGCAAGACCGATACCTTTGAGGCTGAATGCGCCAGCGCTGAAAGCCATGCCGCCAACACCGAATACAAGAATTACAGCCATGATTGCGAGGTTGCGAGGTTCCATAAGATCCTGACCCGCACGAACAAGGGAGTTCATACCAACAACAACGATGGTACCGAAGAGCAGTACAAGGATACCACCCATTACAGGAACCGGAATTGTTGCGAGAACCGCACCGAGTTTACCAACGAACGCCAGACAAATGGCAATAATTGAAGCCCATGTCATGATGCCCGGGTTGAAAGATTTTGTAAGAGCAACTGCACCGGTTACTTCAGAGTATGTGGTGTTAGGAGGTCCGCCAAGCATGGAAGCAAAGGTGGTTGCAATACCGTCACCAAGCATGGTGCGGTGGATACCCGGTTTTTTGATGTAGTTTTTACCGGTAACAGCGCCGATAGCAAGAACGTCACCCACATGTTCAATTGCAGGAGCAATCGCAACAGGAACGATGAAAAGAATTGCTTCCCAGTTCCATTCAGGAGTTACAAAACTAGGAACCGCAAACCAAGGAGCATTTACAATCGGAGAAAAATCTACAATGCCGTAGAAGAGGCTTAATGCGTAGCCTACAACAATACCGCACAGGATTGGAACCAGTTTAAGCATTCCCTTACCGCAAAGGGATACAAGAATAGTTGTTCCAAGGGCTGACATGGAGATAATGAGTGCTGTTGGCTCAGGGATAAGCTGAACAGCACCATCACCAGTTTTACCCAGTGCGTTAAATACAGCAACAGGAGCAAGCATAAGGCCGATAACCATAACAACCGGACCGGTTACAATGGTAGGCAATACACGCTCAATAATTTGTGGCCCCTGAACTTTAATAAGAACAGAAAGTCCCATGTACAGAAAGCCTGAAGCAGCAAGGCCACACATGGTTGACGGAATACCCCAAGTCTGTACGCCGTAAATAATTGGGGCAATAAACGCGAAAGAAGATGCAAGAAAGATTGGTACAGAACGTTTTGTAACAAGCTGGAACAGCAAGGTTCCGACACCGGCAGTAAAGAACGCCACGTTAGGGTTAAGCCCTGTGAGCAGCGGAACAAGAACAAGCGCACCAAATGCAACAAACAACATCTGTGCACCGAGCAGGCAATCTTTAAGCCTAAAAGAATATTCCGTATTTATGTTTGACACCATTCCTCCTACTGTGAGTTTTTGTAACTCAATTCTCAATAAAATAGCGCAACACTCTGATATAAAACACTATATCTGCACTAAACCATATCCTGACCGCCCAAAAAAAGAGCACCCTTCCCCCGAGTCCACAGCTTTAAAAAAAGCAGGAACAGGGGGTCAAATGCTCTTCCCGTTCAAAAACGGATCGAAACGCTATTTGGTTCCGAAAATCTTATCACCAGCGTCACCAAGACCTGGTAAAATATATCCATGCTCATTGAGTCGTTCATCCACAGATGCAGTGTAAATATCTACGTCAGGATGCGCTGCAACAACACGTTCAACACCTTCTGGTGCTGCAACGAGGAACAGACCGATGATTTTTTTGCATCCAGCTTTTTTAAGCAAGTCGATGGTCGCGATAAGTGTACCACCGGTTGCAAGCATAGGATCCAGAATAATCGCGGTACGCTCATCAATGTTTTTTGCGAGCTTAACGTAGTATTCTTCAGGCTCAAGAGTTTCTTCATTACGGAACATACCAACGACGCTAACTTTAACGCCTGGAATCATATCCATAAGACCGTCCAGCATACCAATGCCAGCACGGAGAATTGGAACTACGGTAGCTTTCTTTCCTTTAATCTGGTCTACTTCTACAGAACCAGCCCATCCTTCGACGGTACATTTCTCTGTTTCGAGATTTTTGGTTGCTTCGTAGGTGAGAAGACGACAAATTTCATTGGAAAGTGCACGGAATTCAGCAACAGAAATATCTGCTTCGCGAATTCTTCCGAGTTTATGTTTGACCAGCGGATGGTCAACCACGTAAACAGCCACATCGGCCTCCTTGGGCGATTACTTGAAAAAAGCGGTCTAAAAAGACCGCGCCTAAACGAATGGTATATACTCCAAATAAACGCCAGCGGTCAAGAAACAAAAACAACAAGCAAGAAATATTATGACAACACCCGAAGAATACAGTGATTTTTTTAAAATCAAGCACCGTGTCCCTGCACTTATTGATGGCGTCAGACTAGACAAACACCTTGGCGATATCCTTAAAAATGAGTCTATTAGCAGAGAAAAAGTTAAAAAACTCATTAAAGACGGTTTTGTGACTGTTGACGATGAAAAATGCACAAAACCCAAAAATAAAATTTTTACCGGCATGAAAATCATCATTACCATCCCTCAAGTGCAAAACGACATCAACCCTGAAGAAGGCGATGTTGAAATTTTGCACCGCGATAATGATATTATTGTCATTAACAAAGAAGCCGGTCTTACTGTTCACCCATGCCCGAGTTGCCCTGAAGGAACTCTTGTACATCGCTTAGCACACTCCGTTCCACAAATCACACAGATGGAAGGACTTCGCCCGGGCATTGTGCACCGAATCGACAAAGATACTTCCGGTCTTCTCATTGTTGCACTCAATGAAAAGACCCGCCTAACCCTTTCTGATGCATTTGCCGAACGTATTATTTCTAAAGAATACCTTGCTCTCGTGCATGGCACTCCGCCTGAATCCGGCGAGATTATGGAACCAATCGGCCGTGATCCTAAAATGAAAGTCCGTATGGCTGTTGTACCTGAATCAAAAGAAGCACATTCATCGTACCGCACACTATACTCCGACCCGAAAGGCAAATTTTCGCTTGTCGCAGTTAAAATTTTCACAGGCAGAACACATCAGATTCGAGTGCACATGAGCCACATTGGCTACCCTATCTGGGGAGATACCCTGTACGGTGGTGGTGTTAAAGAAAATTCTCCACTGGCACCTTACGCCTCCCGTCAGATGCTCCACGCATGGAAACTTGATTTTGAGCATCCGACAACAAAAGAAACCATGTCATTCACCTGTCAGCCTCCGCAGGACTTTCTTGCGCTTATCGAACGCCTCACGGTTTCTGTACAGCGAGTTGCCCTCACCGGTATGCCGGGATGTGGTAAATCCGTTGTTCTTTCTGCACTTGCAGAAAAAGGCATTGCCACATGGAGTGCAGATTCAATCGTTAATAAGCTGTACGAAAACGGCGCGGACGGCTGGTATGTACTCCGCGGACGTTTCGGCTCCGATGTGTCCCCTGACGAAGGCCCAGTAAACCGCAAGGTACTGTTCGCACGCATGCAGGAGAAAAAATCCAGCCGTAACGAAGTACAGCAGCTTGTTCATCCATTGATCTTGCACGATCTCATGCGCTTCTGGCAGGAGCACGCTGCAGATCCGTTTGCAGTTGCTGAAATCCCACTGCTTCACGAATCACACTGGGATAGGGATGTAGACATTATCGCCGGTGTCCGATGCGACAAAGAATCTCGTCAAAGCAGATTGCAAAAGGTTCGAGGCTGGGATGAAGATCTCATCGCAACCATGGACTCGTGGCAATGGACAGAAGATGATAAGATGAAAGCGTGTCACATCATTCTTGAGAACAATGGCTCGCTTGAAGCACTCAATCAGTCTGTAGACAAATTTATCGACGCCATTCTGCGTGTGCGTACGAAAAAACTGCAACAGACAATTGATGCAATCACTGTTCTGTGGAGCAATTAGCTATTTTCAGACAATAAAAATAGTGCAAGAGGCTTCTAAAGCCTCTTGCACACAACAACATGTAGGCGTATTGCACCCTCATGGCTAAAAAGACGTTACTTCCTTTTGTGCTTCCTGTAGCAGCCTTTAGTACAACAATACTTGTTGGTACTATACTTCTGTACAATTTTTCATCTACAGGCGCTATGAGCTGGATAGACGCACTCTTCACCGCAACATCAGCGGTATGCGTCACAGGACTTACGGTTCTCGACCCTGCTGCATCGCTGACAGAGGGAGGGCAAACTACATTGCTTGCCCTTATTCAGCTCGGCGGACTTGGTATCATGACATATTCAAGTCTTGCTTTGTATCTAGTGAGGAGACGAGTAACTCTCACAGACAGGCTTGCCGTCGGGCAGGCACTTCTTCACAACACATCATTCGATTTAGGCCGCTTTTTGCTGCGTCTCGCCTCCATGACATTTACCATAGAAATTATCGGTGCAATTTTGCTCTATTTCTTCGGTGATGATCGATTTACGGTATTTTCAGCAATCTTTCATGCGGTATCCGCTTTCTGCAATGCAGGATTTTCCCTTTTTCCAGATAACATGATGAGTATGGTCACCAACACAGGGATCAACTTCACCATTATGATGCTCATCATTCTCGGTGGATTGGGCTTTTCTGTGCTTGATGAACTTCACCTGTGGTTCCGGCAAGGCAGGAAAGGCAAGATATCGTTCGTCACTAAAATAATTCTTTCAACATCTGCCATGCTTATTATTGGCGGAACAGTTGTGCTTTTCATTTCGCGCATATCCTCCCCTAACGACGCCCCGTTAACAACGAACTTACTTACATCCCTGTTTCAGTCTGTAACGGCTCGTACTGCCGGATTCAACACAGTAAACATGAGTGAAATGACGAACCTGTATCTTCTGTTCATGATTTTCTTAATGATTATCGGTGGAGCACCGGGGTCGTGCGCAGGCGGGATTAAAGTGACCACATTCCGTGCACTCGGAGCATTTATGCTGGCGCAGGTTCGCGGGCGTGAGCAAGTTGTCATCGGCAACAAGGCGCTAGATTCAAAGACCATCAACAAAGTTGTTACGCTTGTTTTTATCGCCACTATTATCGTCGGACTTGCCACTGTTGCACTCAACCTGACGGAGGGCGGCAACTATTCTCATACTCAGTTGCGCGGACAATTTTTAGAAATATTTTTCGAAGTCGTTTCAGCATTTGGCACAGTTGGACTCAGCATGGGCTTAACCGCAAAACTTACCACAGGTGGTAAATGCATTATTATCGCCCTTATGTTTATTGGCCGTATCGGCCCCATCTGGCTGCTGACAACACTACAACAATTTCATTCAAATGTTCGGTACAAAGTACCGGAAACAGACCTTCCTATCGGCTAGGAGCATATACATATGAAAAAAATGGAAGTCGGAATTATTGGACTCGGTAAATTTGGCAGCGCACTTGCTGAGTTTTTATCCGAACTCGGACACACAGTTATTGGCGTGGACGGCTCCTCCAACGCCACCAAGAAAGCAGAAGAATTTCTTTCACAGACATATCAGGCAGACGCCACCGACGATGTCGTGCTCAAACAGCTTCGCTTTATGGACTTAGACAAGGTCGTCGTCAGCGTCGGCAAGTCTATGGAGACATCTATTCTGATTGTTCTGAACCTACAAGAAATGGGTGTAAAAAAAGCTGGCAGTTAAAGCCATCAGTCATGAACACGCAGTTGTTCTGGGCAGGCTCGGAGTAGAAACTGTAATTCAACCGGAACGCGATGCAGCAAGCCAATTTGCACACCGCATAGCAAATCCGGGAATGCTGGACTTACTGCCGCTTGGCGGCAATATT contains these protein-coding regions:
- the upp gene encoding uracil phosphoribosyltransferase; translation: MAVYVVDHPLVKHKLGRIREADISVAEFRALSNEICRLLTYEATKNLETEKCTVEGWAGSVEVDQIKGKKATVVPILRAGIGMLDGLMDMIPGVKVSVVGMFRNEETLEPEEYYVKLAKNIDERTAIILDPMLATGGTLIATIDLLKKAGCKKIIGLFLVAAPEGVERVVAAHPDVDIYTASVDERLNEHGYILPGLGDAGDKIFGTK
- a CDS encoding uracil-xanthine permease family protein: MVSNINTEYSFRLKDCLLGAQMLFVAFGALVLVPLLTGLNPNVAFFTAGVGTLLFQLVTKRSVPIFLASSFAFIAPIIYGVQTWGIPSTMCGLAASGFLYMGLSVLIKVQGPQIIERVLPTIVTGPVVMVIGLMLAPVAVFNALGKTGDGAVQLIPEPTALIISMSALGTTILVSLCGKGMLKLVPILCGIVVGYALSLFYGIVDFSPIVNAPWFAVPSFVTPEWNWEAILFIVPVAIAPAIEHVGDVLAIGAVTGKNYIKKPGIHRTMLGDGIATTFASMLGGPPNTTYSEVTGAVALTKSFNPGIMTWASIIAICLAFVGKLGAVLATIPVPVMGGILVLLFGTIVVVGMNSLVRAGQDLMEPRNLAIMAVILVFGVGGMAFSAGAFSLKGIGLAGIIGIILNLILPKHRA
- the coaE gene encoding dephospho-CoA kinase (Dephospho-CoA kinase (CoaE) performs the final step in coenzyme A biosynthesis.), with product MTTPEEYSDFFKIKHRVPALIDGVRLDKHLGDILKNESISREKVKKLIKDGFVTVDDEKCTKPKNKIFTGMKIIITIPQVQNDINPEEGDVEILHRDNDIIVINKEAGLTVHPCPSCPEGTLVHRLAHSVPQITQMEGLRPGIVHRIDKDTSGLLIVALNEKTRLTLSDAFAERIISKEYLALVHGTPPESGEIMEPIGRDPKMKVRMAVVPESKEAHSSYRTLYSDPKGKFSLVAVKIFTGRTHQIRVHMSHIGYPIWGDTLYGGGVKENSPLAPYASRQMLHAWKLDFEHPTTKETMSFTCQPPQDFLALIERLTVSVQRVALTGMPGCGKSVVLSALAEKGIATWSADSIVNKLYENGADGWYVLRGRFGSDVSPDEGPVNRKVLFARMQEKKSSRNEVQQLVHPLILHDLMRFWQEHAADPFAVAEIPLLHESHWDRDVDIIAGVRCDKESRQSRLQKVRGWDEDLIATMDSWQWTEDDKMKACHIILENNGSLEALNQSVDKFIDAILRVRTKKLQQTIDAITVLWSN
- the cmk gene encoding (d)CMP kinase; its protein translation is MQNNLRVVTLDGPAGVGKTTLAKRVAQELSIAYLDTGAMFRIFGWKFGEAAPTMSEQELEAHIAQYAFSLSGIGFKSVLSVNGTPVGDEIRTEEVAALASSVAKLPVVRDALKRVQREISTQTSLVAEGRDMGSVVFPTARYKFFLDATAEERGSRRFNQLQEMGKPADLDLIITQIKERDMQDRTRSIAPLIAAKDANIIDTTELDIEGVFTAIMDFFE
- a CDS encoding TrkH family potassium uptake protein gives rise to the protein MAKKTLLPFVLPVAAFSTTILVGTILLYNFSSTGAMSWIDALFTATSAVCVTGLTVLDPAASLTEGGQTTLLALIQLGGLGIMTYSSLALYLVRRRVTLTDRLAVGQALLHNTSFDLGRFLLRLASMTFTIEIIGAILLYFFGDDRFTVFSAIFHAVSAFCNAGFSLFPDNMMSMVTNTGINFTIMMLIILGGLGFSVLDELHLWFRQGRKGKISFVTKIILSTSAMLIIGGTVVLFISRISSPNDAPLTTNLLTSLFQSVTARTAGFNTVNMSEMTNLYLLFMIFLMIIGGAPGSCAGGIKVTTFRALGAFMLAQVRGREQVVIGNKALDSKTINKVVTLVFIATIIVGLATVALNLTEGGNYSHTQLRGQFLEIFFEVVSAFGTVGLSMGLTAKLTTGGKCIIIALMFIGRIGPIWLLTTLQQFHSNVRYKVPETDLPIG
- a CDS encoding FxsA family protein; the encoded protein is MKPTITEAELRFLLDEHEIDESKIRQVERLETCASLLRALQAIYPEKMRHYLALFIIFSILNPLEHKLITPMHPQVVLFVITIATNLLGLIILKFNGADWITTCLEDVQIGLLPPVTAYRSALIALAATLFLLPGIMFSIIGTVILLPPITTVIAIFLQKRILRKFE
- a CDS encoding NAD-binding protein translates to MKKMEVGIIGLGKFGSALAEFLSELGHTVIGVDGSSNATKKAEEFLSQTYQADATDDVVLKQLRFMDLDKVVVSVGKSMETSILIVLNLQEMGVKKAGS
- the hisC gene encoding histidinol-phosphate transaminase → MSSKVCVSEAIRAEVKGFSPYTAGKSIDEVKEAYGLESIIKLASNENPLGTSPRVQDAIKLHAASTFRYGQVGTPHLIEAIAHHFHIPEDTIVTGNGSDEVIDMLIRVKATPGKNNIVAFDPCFSMYQVLSCLNGVDFRQAPLNKDFTFDWDSLLKLVDDQTSIVFITTPDNPSGYAPNVEEILSLHSKLPADCLLVVDEAYMDFAEDLDSYSMLPRFTQYENVCVLRTFSKCFGLAGLRLGFGAMHPSLAEYLRRIRAPFNVNVLAEQAGIAALNDTPFIEETLRVTREGRTYLTQELEALDFKVYPSLANFIMVEAPKDGSYLNEELLKRGLIIRPLVKGYNLPKHLRISIGTAYENQVLISALKEILNAE